The Lycium barbarum isolate Lr01 chromosome 4, ASM1917538v2, whole genome shotgun sequence nucleotide sequence TACTAAAAAGTAAATCTGTACATAAGTTGAGGAGGTATAACTTTCctcttatttatttaattttggcAAATATGCCTAAAAGTATGAGAAAATTGTCAGATACATTAGACTTCACATTTTTCCTCGTCCTTGACTTCTTGAATCATTTCACCATGCTTTATACCCTTGTACCACATAGCACAGGGTATATAAGCAACTAAATCTAAGATTGTCAAACAAGCTAAGAGAAAATAAAACCTTTCTAGGTGACCGTTGTTGAGGTTTTCCGGGATCCATCCAGACATGTTATCAGTTGTAGAAATTTTCATCACTACACTCACGAGTAAGCTGCTCACATAGTTTCCTAGTGATATCGAAGTCATGCACAGTGCACTTCCGAAGCTTTTGAGACCATCTGGTGCTTGTTCATTGAAAAACTCCAGCTGTCCTACGTACATGAACACTTCCGAAACTCCTATCAGAGAGTACTGAGGAATCTGCCATAAGATACTTAGAGTGCTTGAGCCTTGACAATGTGTGCAGTGTTTTTTAGCATACTTGAGCCTGTAGCACTCCACAAGTCCGGCTGAAAGCATTGCCATCATAGCTATGACAAGTCCCATTCCCATCCGTTGAAGTTGAGTTATTCCTTGACCCTCTCCCCTTTTCTTAATCTTTTTTACTATGGGATCAAGTACTCGGCGATAAAGTAATATTACAACCGCTACACTCATGATGTCGCAGCTAGACATACTAGCTGCTGGAATCCTAAAGTTCCCGAGTGTAGTTTTCATAGTGTCCCCTTGCTCGACGAATATTGAGGCCATTTGCGTAAACACTACAGAATAAACTATAGTACATAGCCAAATTGGCAACAGCCTCAAGATGCACTTAACCTCTTCAACTTGTGAAATAGGGCATAGGTGCCACGGGTTGCGATCACTCTGCTTCTCATTGTCAAGTTCTTTGGATGTAATCAGAGCTGCTTTATCCAAGAATCTGCATTTAAAAAAAGATTTATCAATGCATGTTAGAACAGGAAAAATATACAACCACAAATTGAGCATCTaagtaactttattttgaattgCACATTAGTGCTTTGATGCTCACTTGAAACCATGAGTGTGGAGCATTTTTCTACCAGCAGTTTTGGAACTCTCGTCATCGCCTTCATATAACGCGTCTTCATTCTCTGTCATCTTTACTCTCCACTTCTTTGATGCAGCGACTATAACCTGAGAAAACCGGGTTATAGGGTTGCCATTAGACTGGAAGTGCCTATACTTGGCGGTGCCTCCAAGAAAGAGCGCCAATCCTGCAAAGGCAGACGCAGCGGACACCCAGAAACCAAGAGCCCACATCCCGTCATCCTCAAAGTAGTCTAACACGGTGTTAGAAAAAAGCGAACCAAGGTTTAGGGCCAGGTAGAAGTAGCTGAAGAAGGCCTGTTTGGACTGCTTCTCCCTTGGATCACGCACATCGAACTGATCAGCTCCAAAGGTAGCGATGTTAGGTTGATAGCCTCCATATCCTAGAGCAATCATGTACACGGAGATGTAGAATAGACCAATCTCCATGCTTGAATGCTGTCCACATAGAGTTGTTCGATCCCCACAACCTATCGGTTTGACTAAGTAAAGTTGTGTCACCAGTGATAATAGTACCAATCCCTGTTAATAAGTAAGTTCCAAACCAATCACTAAGAGCAAGTTCGATTAGTATGAACATAAAATTTTGTAGTAATTGTTGCATTAATTAATAGTACTCCACCCGTTCCAATTCATATTACATTTTCTGTATTTTAAGAAATTGCTAGATGTTTGACACAATTATGTTTGTATAAAATTTTTACGACTTTCAAGAACTCAAGTTCATTAAatttgtttaccccggattcggataatcaattaaatttatgagtgggtataggatatgtgctttgttcttgatgtgtgCTAGACAAAGAAAACAAAGATATTTGAAGGTTCCTTGGTAGAACGGCTAATGACGGCAGTGGGCTAGCGATACAAAGGTTTGTGAACAATGTATGATACTTGATGGATGAAatgcaataataacaataacgGGTGGCCTTGGCCGAATTAAATGATGAAAGAGTTTGTATATAAGAATTCTTCTActacaaatgttcttggaaagtaagaagAGCCAACCCCCTCCAAGGAGGGggtgtgctctatttatagtggcacTCCCATGGTTCTCTTACAATATGAggcaataaaataataataacaaggacTGCTCTGCAcgaatttggtgggattagactgacggcgccgtctgacacacgcatggtaggtagttgaccgTGATTTGACGTTACTGGCATGTAGCTTgtctgcaacggccacacggacaaacGGCCACTCGGGATAACGGTCACTCGGATCATCGCCCGATCGGACCAACGGCTATGAAAGCCCGAGTCCTCGGGCTTGGCCGCTCCAACGATGCAGAAGGCAGATCCGTCGGTCTCTTTGCTTAGCTCCGGCCCAAGCATTGccccggtcaagggcgaatagtatccgGCACGTCCCTACTCCTTCCTCCGGttcctcgctccaccggtttgcctcatatccggtttttaccgtatacaaaattATTTAAATCTTAAGCTTGAATGTGATGTTTCCTTCATCAATTA carries:
- the LOC132635258 gene encoding protein NRT1/ PTR FAMILY 7.3-like, translated to MASLEISKEVKLKGKEEECTKDGTVDFYGMPANRGKTGKWLAGIMLLMNQGLATLAFFGVGVNLVLFLTRVLHQNNAAAANNVSIWTGTVYIFSLLGAFLSDAYWGRFKSCAIFQIIYVTGLVLLSLVTQLYLVKPIGCGDRTTLCGQHSSMEIGLFYISVYMIALGYGGYQPNIATFGADQFDVRDPREKQSKQAFFSYFYLALNLGSLFSNTVLDYFEDDGMWALGFWVSAASAFAGLALFLGGTAKYRHFQSNGNPITRFSQVIVAASKKWRVKMTENEDALYEGDDESSKTAGRKMLHTHGFKFLDKAALITSKELDNEKQSDRNPWHLCPISQVEEVKCILRLLPIWLCTIVYSVVFTQMASIFVEQGDTMKTTLGNFRIPAASMSSCDIMSVAVVILLYRRVLDPIVKKIKKRGEGQGITQLQRMGMGLVIAMMAMLSAGLVECYRLKYAKKHCTHCQGSSTLSILWQIPQYSLIGVSEVFMYVGQLEFFNEQAPDGLKSFGSALCMTSISLGNYVSSLLVSVVMKISTTDNMSGWIPENLNNGHLERFYFLLACLTILDLVAYIPCAMWYKGIKHGEMIQEVKDEEKCEV